One stretch of Labrus bergylta chromosome 24, fLabBer1.1, whole genome shotgun sequence DNA includes these proteins:
- the gemin8 gene encoding gem-associated protein 8, with amino-acid sequence MEDISTVMSWFSSPVYSRYWQHYQQAMAWHQRHRRAYRKALMAAYGPGYRRGQPASGQRRYADWHEGDGSSEEDEEEGEEEEEEEEEGSSSDSEIECDVSNMEISEELRQYFAQTEKHKEELKKQQQMEAEQQDSYVPADQDLHSVSWRGSAAPPLERPGERRGAEMKKLYGEDSAKIMAMEAAMQLAFDRNCDRKQPKYWPVIPLKL; translated from the exons ATG GAGGACATAAGCACTGTGATGTCCTGGTTCTCCAGCCCAGTGTACAGCCGCTACTGGCAGCACTACCAGCAGGCGATGGCGTGGCACCAGAGGCACAGGCGCGCCTACAGAAAGGCCTTGATGGCCGCCTACGGCCCCGGATACCGCCGGGGGCAGCCTGCCAGCGGCCAGCGGCGTTATGCAGACTGGCACGAGGGAGATGGTAGCTctgaggaggacgaggaggagggcgaggaggaggaggaggaggaggaggaggggagcagCTCGGACAGCGAGATCGAGTGTGACGTCAGCAACATGGAGATCAGCGAGGAGCTTCGGCAGTACTTCGCCCAGAcggaaaaacacaaagaggagcTGA AGAAGCAACAGCAGATGGAAGCGGAGCAGCAGGACAGCTACGTGCCGGCAGACCAGGACCTGCACAGCGTCTCCTGGCGGGGCAGCGCGGCCCCTCCCCTCGAGCGGCCCGGCGAGAGACGAGGGGCGGAGATGAAGAAGCTGTACGGCGAGGACTCGGCAAAGATCATGGCCATGGAGGCGGCGATGCAGCTCGCTTTCGACAGGAACTGCGACCGCAAACAGCCCAAGTACTGGCCGGTGATTCCGCTGAAGCTGTGA